In Jejubacter calystegiae, the following are encoded in one genomic region:
- a CDS encoding DUF1302 family protein, with amino-acid sequence MRGLIFLFLFYGANTYANFFIEPRIQLNGANQLSSLSGTERSIYVGTYMDWENDYFYMRFNGEYRYDGIFNSHYSSASRDKYRSVFWLDEFYLERKFDLFNLYLGYQKVIWGQADELRVVDVINPLDYRQFILMDLNDYMYPLPMLRIVSDAVPDWTFEAIWIMKFKANQYPPPGSEFNLAIPKDLPHRKNTKGEFAFSATTNVEGFDLGWYAFRGYSDDPLYHIEDHAAYIQYSQESMLGASVSTALQNWVIRAESAWFPDKYYNDIHGNQERHDTVKYLLGLDYLYKDWMVTAQITDHHIVGWHPKLVTLSSDPYYTMSMEGKMFSDNLSLRLSNTWSASIGGGNLFQSKIKYQYNTNLSFNIHLDIMGGASGNIIGSQSDSSRIMYSVIYKFSG; translated from the coding sequence GTGCGGGGTCTAATTTTCCTGTTTTTGTTTTATGGTGCAAATACGTACGCCAATTTTTTTATTGAGCCACGAATACAACTTAACGGTGCCAATCAATTATCGTCACTTTCTGGCACCGAGCGTAGTATTTATGTTGGCACCTATATGGACTGGGAAAATGATTATTTTTATATGCGCTTCAATGGTGAATATCGTTACGACGGGATTTTTAATAGTCACTACTCCTCTGCTAGTCGTGATAAATATCGTTCGGTTTTTTGGTTAGATGAATTCTATCTGGAAAGAAAATTCGATCTTTTTAATCTGTACCTCGGCTATCAGAAAGTGATTTGGGGGCAGGCCGACGAGCTGCGTGTGGTTGATGTTATCAACCCGCTGGATTATCGTCAGTTCATACTGATGGATCTGAATGATTATATGTATCCTTTGCCGATGTTACGGATAGTGAGCGATGCAGTGCCGGACTGGACGTTCGAGGCGATATGGATAATGAAATTTAAAGCCAATCAGTATCCACCACCCGGTAGTGAATTTAATCTGGCGATACCGAAGGATTTACCACATAGAAAAAATACTAAAGGAGAGTTTGCCTTTAGCGCTACAACTAACGTGGAAGGCTTTGATCTGGGCTGGTATGCATTTCGTGGCTATAGCGACGATCCTCTGTACCATATTGAAGACCATGCTGCATACATACAGTACTCCCAGGAAAGCATGCTGGGCGCTAGCGTCAGTACTGCATTACAGAACTGGGTAATACGTGCCGAAAGTGCTTGGTTTCCAGATAAGTATTATAATGACATTCACGGAAATCAGGAGCGACATGACACTGTTAAATACTTACTGGGTCTCGACTATCTGTATAAAGACTGGATGGTTACCGCACAGATAACCGATCATCACATTGTGGGCTGGCATCCGAAACTGGTCACATTATCGTCGGATCCTTACTACACCATGTCTATGGAAGGAAAAATGTTTTCCGATAATTTATCGTTGCGATTAAGTAATACTTGGTCTGCCAGTATCGGAGGAGGAAATCTTTTTCAAAGCAAAATAAAATATCAATATAATACAAATCTCTCTTTTAATATACATCTGGATATAATGGGGGGTGCATCTGGAAATATTATTGGTTCACAGTCAGATTCATCCCGCATTATGTATTCTGTTATTTATAAATTTTCAGGATGA
- a CDS encoding SDR family NAD(P)-dependent oxidoreductase, which produces MKNYVVSGAANGIGKAIVLSLVREGHQVFALDIDEQNLNLLKLEAPKQIHTYTIDVTDFRAIERALLPVVKEQTLFGVILSHGIDNEHTISENSIWDRIIATNLTSTQRLLSLLCPAISNGGRVVMISSILGKVGRKNNSAYCASKHALLGITKALALELAPQRITVNAVLPSWVDTKMLREGLAQQARMMGNTVPLLLKRIGKRIPLGRLISAEDVAGSVNFLLSPAAVMITAQSLVIDGGDGCGV; this is translated from the coding sequence ATGAAAAATTATGTGGTTTCTGGTGCTGCTAATGGAATCGGTAAGGCCATTGTATTGTCTCTGGTTCGCGAGGGACACCAGGTATTTGCCCTGGATATTGATGAGCAAAATCTAAACTTATTAAAATTGGAGGCGCCAAAGCAAATACATACTTATACTATTGATGTCACAGATTTCCGTGCTATTGAGAGAGCACTGTTACCGGTTGTTAAGGAGCAGACGCTGTTCGGTGTAATTTTATCTCACGGTATCGATAACGAACATACTATCAGTGAAAATAGTATTTGGGATAGGATTATCGCTACGAATCTTACCTCAACCCAGCGTCTGTTGTCGTTACTATGCCCAGCTATTAGTAACGGGGGAAGAGTAGTAATGATTTCTTCTATACTTGGTAAAGTTGGGCGAAAAAATAATAGTGCCTATTGTGCTTCCAAACATGCTCTGCTAGGAATAACCAAAGCACTGGCTCTGGAACTGGCCCCGCAGCGGATAACTGTTAATGCCGTATTACCTTCCTGGGTGGATACCAAAATGCTACGTGAGGGATTGGCACAGCAGGCACGCATGATGGGTAATACCGTTCCGCTGCTCCTAAAGCGCATAGGAAAAAGAATTCCTCTGGGGCGGCTTATTAGTGCCGAGGATGTCGCAGGTAGCGTTAACTTTTTGCTGTCCCCTGCAGCCGTTATGATCACGGCGCAGAGTCTGGTCATTGATGGGGGTGACGGGTGCGGGGTCTAA
- a CDS encoding outer membrane lipoprotein-sorting protein — protein MKYKICTLLCVFSVSALATPQADQILTKVRDRYDGDDYVSQVTLRNHNNGKIQDKNMYMLQKDLPDREMASMFFYSPSDVRNVSFLIANYNESIASDDEQWMYLPAFRKVRRISGQDKRGAFMGSTYSYSDLDKLRVKDYHSTLEGEEKVNGRDSWKIERIPVSQDVINKNGYNRTLLWIDKERNIVLKQDYFNSKNVKYKSLETTEVRLIQNIWTIMHSRMRNFENNKESEMIFHSIKYNAGVDVNYLTQSILKTSIKDSEFKKLINH, from the coding sequence ATGAAATATAAAATTTGCACTCTACTCTGCGTATTTTCCGTATCTGCACTGGCTACACCGCAGGCTGATCAGATATTAACTAAAGTACGTGATCGTTATGATGGAGATGATTATGTCTCTCAGGTTACACTCAGAAATCATAATAATGGAAAAATTCAGGATAAAAATATGTATATGCTGCAAAAAGATCTACCTGACAGGGAGATGGCCAGCATGTTTTTTTATTCACCTTCTGATGTGCGTAACGTGAGCTTCTTGATCGCCAACTACAATGAATCCATTGCTAGCGACGATGAACAATGGATGTACCTACCGGCTTTTCGTAAAGTGCGCCGAATCTCCGGGCAGGATAAGCGAGGAGCCTTTATGGGGAGCACCTACAGCTATTCCGATCTGGATAAACTACGGGTTAAAGACTATCACTCCACTCTGGAAGGTGAGGAGAAAGTGAATGGGCGGGATTCGTGGAAAATTGAGCGTATTCCAGTTTCTCAGGATGTTATAAATAAAAATGGTTATAATCGTACCTTGCTATGGATAGATAAAGAGCGCAATATTGTGTTAAAACAGGATTACTTTAATAGTAAGAATGTTAAATATAAATCATTGGAGACTACTGAAGTAAGATTGATTCAGAATATCTGGACCATTATGCACAGCAGAATGCGGAATTTTGAAAACAATAAAGAATCGGAAATGATATTTCACTCCATTAAGTACAATGCTGGTGTTGATGTCAATTATTTAACGCAAAGCATTCTGAAAACCAGTATTAAAGATAGTGAATTCAAAAAACTAATTAACCATTAA
- a CDS encoding SDR family NAD(P)-dependent oxidoreductase, translating to MKTKQVEKKYSLVTGGSKGIGKAIVNYLLDNQYHVAFSYRHRKDMQQLMDDVGDKKKYLLPIFADMSIHEECENFVLEAYLQFGRVDLLVNNVGITRDCLLASASNKDIYRVLDTNLLSYILCCREVLKIMLPQRYGNIINISSISAMRPNKGQSVYAATKGAIESLTKALSVEMAPKNIRVNAIAPGIIRTEMVESLLESHKNIVEERVLLKRLGSVENIIVGIDYLLNNDYVTGEVININGGLSLT from the coding sequence GTGAAAACAAAACAAGTGGAGAAAAAATATTCCTTAGTCACTGGTGGCAGTAAGGGGATCGGCAAAGCTATTGTCAATTATCTACTCGACAACCAATACCATGTCGCGTTCAGCTATCGTCATAGAAAAGATATGCAACAACTCATGGACGATGTTGGAGATAAGAAAAAATATCTTCTGCCTATTTTTGCCGATATGTCGATTCATGAAGAATGCGAAAATTTTGTCCTGGAGGCATACCTGCAATTTGGCCGTGTCGATCTGTTGGTTAACAATGTTGGTATCACCCGCGATTGCCTGCTCGCTTCAGCCAGTAATAAAGATATTTATAGAGTTCTTGATACTAATTTGCTCAGCTATATCCTCTGTTGCCGTGAAGTATTAAAGATTATGTTGCCTCAGCGATATGGAAATATTATTAACATCTCTTCGATATCCGCCATGCGCCCTAACAAAGGGCAGTCGGTTTATGCGGCGACAAAAGGTGCTATCGAATCTCTAACCAAAGCGTTGTCCGTTGAGATGGCACCAAAAAATATCCGTGTTAATGCTATCGCGCCTGGTATCATCAGAACTGAGATGGTTGAGAGTTTACTTGAATCCCATAAAAATATTGTTGAAGAACGCGTCCTGCTGAAAAGACTTGGTAGTGTTGAGAATATCATTGTCGGCATTGATTACTTGCTAAATAATGATTATGTCACCGGTGAGGTGATAAATATTAACGGCGGGTTATCTCTCACTTAA